A window of the Bacillus andreraoultii genome harbors these coding sequences:
- a CDS encoding NAD(P)/FAD-dependent oxidoreductase → MKKLVILGGGYGGMRIMQKLLQTGLPSDLKIILVDRSPYHSFKTEFYALAAGTIPDNHIRVAFPKHSQIEFINDEVVKIDLENNQVILKENDRLAYDDLIIGLGCEDKYHNIPGADQFTYSIQSIEETRQTNNVLNNLPKSSRVAIIGAGLSGVEIASELHESRPDLKIFLFDRGKMVLSKFPEKLSQFVNDWFQDHGVTIVNYANITKVEDGILYNHDEPMNFDAIVWTAGIQPNRVVRNLPVEKDESERVVLTPYHNIPGNEHVYVVGDCASLPFAPSAQLAESQGDQIVQVLSKRWNNEELPTELPEIKLKGILGSLGKKQGFGLVAERPLTGRVARLLKSGILWLYKFHNG, encoded by the coding sequence ATGAAAAAACTAGTTATTTTAGGTGGCGGTTATGGTGGCATGCGCATTATGCAAAAGCTGTTACAAACAGGGCTTCCAAGTGACTTGAAAATTATTTTAGTCGATAGGTCGCCGTATCATTCATTTAAGACAGAGTTTTATGCTCTAGCAGCGGGAACAATTCCGGACAACCATATTCGGGTAGCCTTTCCAAAACATTCACAAATTGAATTTATCAATGATGAAGTCGTTAAGATCGATTTAGAAAACAATCAAGTAATTTTAAAAGAAAATGATCGTTTAGCATATGACGATCTCATAATTGGTTTAGGTTGTGAAGATAAATACCATAACATCCCAGGTGCGGACCAATTTACCTACAGTATTCAATCAATTGAAGAGACTCGACAAACGAATAATGTATTAAACAATTTACCAAAGAGTTCCAGAGTTGCAATTATCGGAGCAGGGTTGAGTGGAGTTGAAATTGCGAGTGAGCTTCATGAATCAAGACCGGATTTAAAAATTTTCTTATTTGACCGTGGGAAGATGGTTCTTTCTAAATTCCCTGAAAAATTAAGTCAATTCGTGAATGATTGGTTCCAAGATCACGGGGTTACGATTGTCAATTACGCAAATATTACCAAAGTAGAAGATGGGATTTTATATAATCACGATGAACCAATGAATTTTGATGCCATTGTTTGGACTGCAGGAATTCAACCAAACCGAGTTGTTCGCAACTTACCTGTTGAAAAAGATGAATCAGAACGTGTCGTTCTTACTCCATATCATAATATACCTGGCAATGAACATGTTTACGTTGTTGGCGATTGTGCTAGTTTGCCTTTCGCACCTAGTGCACAACTCGCTGAATCACAAGGCGATCAAATTGTTCAAGTTTTATCAAAACGATGGAATAATGAAGAGTTACCAACTGAACTACCAGAAATTAAGTTAAAAGGGATTCTCGGTTCTTTAGGGAAAAAGCAAGGTTTCGGCCTTGTTGCGGAACGTCCGTTAACCGGTAGAGTTGCCCGTTTGTTAAAGTCAGGGATTCTATGGCTATACAAATTTCATAATGGTTAA
- a CDS encoding phosphatidylglycerophosphatase A family protein: MFPQIGKVAKKALEDRGVQIKDIAELVYFLQKSYHPELQLKDCIENVEAVLSKREVQNAVITGIQLDVLAEKGLLEEPLLSIVQTDEGLYGVDEILAFSIVNVYGSIGFTNYGYVDKLKPGILKYLNDKSTGKVNTFLDDIVGAIAAAASSRLAHRASDVH; this comes from the coding sequence ATGTTTCCACAAATAGGTAAGGTTGCTAAAAAAGCTCTAGAAGACCGTGGTGTACAAATTAAAGATATCGCGGAGTTAGTTTATTTTTTACAAAAAAGCTATCATCCCGAACTTCAACTAAAAGACTGTATTGAGAATGTAGAAGCAGTATTAAGTAAACGAGAAGTACAAAATGCTGTTATTACAGGGATTCAATTAGATGTATTAGCGGAAAAAGGTTTACTCGAAGAACCTTTATTATCGATTGTTCAAACAGATGAAGGACTTTATGGTGTTGATGAGATTTTAGCATTTTCAATTGTTAATGTTTATGGGTCAATCGGGTTTACGAACTATGGATACGTTGATAAATTAAAACCTGGCATTTTAAAATATTTAAATGATAAATCTACAGGTAAAGTAAATACATTTTTAGATGATATTGTTGGTGCGATTGCCGCAGCCGCTTCTAGTCGACTTGCCCATCGAGCATCAGATGTGCATTAA
- a CDS encoding 2-hydroxyacid dehydrogenase: protein MKPYVYVTRKLPENIIQTLETFANVGMWESEEEPVPRRILIKEAEKADALLTMLSDKIDAEIFQVSKQLKVVANLAVGFDNIDIEQATKQGITICNTPDVLTDTTADLAFSLMLMVGRRLFESAELVKNGEWKSWSPLFMAGTDVHHKTLGIVGMGSIGEALAKRAMGFDMRILYHNRHRKIEIEHKLGVEYRTFDELVTESDYVVCLTPLTEETKGMFTKAVFQRMKKSAFFINVARGAIVVEEDLLQALREGEIAGAGLDVFQTEPIDSNHPLLQLKNVVALPHIGSASIETRTAMMELCCENIEAVLNNRKPIAVVNEELKSR from the coding sequence ATGAAACCTTATGTATATGTCACAAGAAAATTACCAGAGAATATTATCCAAACACTGGAAACATTTGCCAATGTCGGAATGTGGGAGAGTGAAGAAGAACCAGTTCCCCGTCGTATTTTAATAAAAGAAGCAGAAAAAGCGGATGCGCTACTCACTATGCTCTCCGATAAAATTGATGCAGAAATCTTCCAAGTTAGTAAACAGTTAAAAGTGGTCGCTAATTTAGCGGTCGGCTTTGATAATATCGATATTGAACAAGCGACAAAACAAGGAATCACCATTTGCAATACACCCGATGTCTTAACTGATACAACGGCAGATCTTGCATTTTCGTTAATGTTAATGGTTGGAAGACGTCTTTTTGAATCCGCTGAATTAGTGAAAAATGGTGAGTGGAAAAGTTGGAGCCCGTTATTTATGGCAGGAACGGATGTTCATCATAAAACGTTAGGAATTGTTGGAATGGGAAGTATCGGTGAAGCATTAGCTAAACGAGCGATGGGTTTTGACATGAGAATCTTATACCATAATCGCCATCGGAAAATAGAAATTGAACATAAGTTAGGGGTAGAATATCGAACATTTGATGAACTAGTGACAGAATCTGACTATGTTGTTTGTTTAACACCACTAACAGAAGAAACAAAAGGAATGTTTACAAAGGCCGTATTTCAGAGAATGAAAAAGAGTGCATTTTTCATAAACGTGGCAAGAGGAGCAATTGTTGTGGAGGAAGACTTACTTCAAGCCCTTCGAGAAGGTGAAATTGCAGGAGCTGGTCTTGATGTTTTTCAAACAGAACCGATTGATTCGAACCATCCACTTTTGCAATTAAAAAATGTCGTTGCCCTGCCGCATATCGGTAGTGCGTCCATTGAAACGCGGACAGCAATGATGGAACTTTGTTGTGAAAATATTGAAGCTGTATTAAATAATCGAAAACCAATTGCTGTCGTAAATGAGGAACTCAAATCGCGGTAA
- a CDS encoding HesB/IscA family protein, with translation MEQIIHLTESAAYQVKDMMEQNDEQGAFLRVSVKGGGCSGLSYGMSLDHEAAKDDLQFEQHGIKVLIGKIDAPILQGTKIDYKQSLLGGGFTIDNPNAIATCGCGSSFRTATNVGAPGDC, from the coding sequence ATGGAACAAATTATTCATTTAACAGAATCAGCAGCCTATCAGGTAAAAGATATGATGGAACAAAATGATGAGCAAGGGGCATTTTTACGTGTATCCGTTAAAGGTGGTGGCTGCAGTGGATTGTCCTATGGGATGTCACTCGACCATGAAGCAGCTAAAGATGATTTGCAATTTGAACAGCATGGAATTAAAGTTTTAATTGGAAAAATTGATGCACCAATTTTACAAGGAACGAAAATTGATTATAAACAGTCATTGCTTGGTGGTGGATTTACCATCGATAATCCAAATGCCATCGCAACATGTGGGTGTGGATCAAGTTTCCGCACGGCTACAAATGTCGGCGCACCTGGTGATTGTTAA
- a CDS encoding YutD family protein: protein MVCIHNLCYELVDERKSGFNEQAFRERFSDILSRYDYIVGDWGYGQLRLKGFFDDQNQKATFDTKISTLSEYLYEYCNFGCPYFVLKKVDR, encoded by the coding sequence ATGGTTTGTATCCACAATTTATGTTACGAACTCGTGGATGAAAGAAAGAGTGGTTTTAATGAACAAGCTTTTCGTGAACGCTTCAGCGATATTTTAAGTCGTTACGATTACATTGTCGGGGACTGGGGATATGGTCAATTGCGGTTAAAAGGCTTCTTTGATGATCAAAATCAAAAAGCTACCTTTGATACGAAGATAAGCACATTATCTGAATACTTGTATGAATATTGTAATTTTGGCTGTCCCTATTTTGTATTGAAAAAAGTAGATCGATAA
- the tnpA gene encoding IS66 family insertion sequence element accessory protein TnpA, whose translation MVYLFSKKYSIKKQKVSNLKDSGLTQSKWCENNNLRVHQLKYWLIKFDNPHSCQESNNNWIPVVLEESNNESDGTLEV comes from the coding sequence TTGGTATATTTATTTTCCAAAAAATATTCTATTAAGAAGCAAAAAGTCAGTAATTTAAAAGATAGTGGATTGACTCAATCCAAATGGTGTGAAAACAATAATTTAAGAGTTCATCAATTAAAGTATTGGCTAATAAAATTTGATAATCCTCATTCATGTCAAGAATCTAACAATAACTGGATTCCTGTAGTATTAGAAGAATCGAATAATGAATCAGATGGAACATTAGAGGTATAG
- the yutH gene encoding spore coat putative kinase YutH — MNPFIQEAFGIFPMQSFKLRHYDAYYDGQNLFILIKVYENEQQELLERYEMINYLTENGERFIPVFHSAQDGNFVKQNENDFYVLLKLEQWRQKTYQFPGRRLAIFHQRGANFQTEKNILTRVGKWKELWEKRIGHLESFWQQVVMNRPINEFERFFVESFPYYSGLTENAIQYYVDTVIDEQPQENDLGTICHERFTGETWDGSFVFKNPFDWVVDHHSRDLAEWIRHSYLSNSHMYSKPIQKFLHEYQTQSPLSPFAWRLLFSRLVLPIHYFQCIETYHSRLANPLDIQLLRNIKDIVDQTDEFEKFLSRFYEMANVPVQLFRIPQLDWLK, encoded by the coding sequence ATGAATCCATTCATCCAAGAAGCTTTCGGTATTTTCCCAATGCAATCATTTAAATTACGCCATTACGATGCGTATTATGATGGGCAAAATCTTTTTATTTTGATTAAAGTATATGAAAATGAACAGCAAGAATTACTTGAACGGTATGAAATGATTAACTACTTAACTGAAAACGGAGAAAGATTTATCCCAGTATTCCATTCAGCACAAGATGGCAATTTCGTTAAACAAAACGAAAATGATTTCTATGTCTTATTAAAACTAGAACAATGGCGCCAAAAAACGTATCAATTTCCTGGAAGACGGCTAGCAATTTTCCATCAGCGTGGGGCTAATTTTCAAACAGAGAAAAATATATTAACTCGCGTTGGTAAATGGAAAGAGCTATGGGAAAAGCGCATTGGCCATTTGGAAAGTTTTTGGCAACAAGTCGTGATGAATCGCCCAATTAATGAATTTGAACGTTTTTTTGTCGAATCATTTCCTTATTATTCAGGTTTAACGGAAAATGCAATCCAATATTATGTTGATACAGTCATCGACGAACAACCACAAGAAAATGACTTAGGAACAATCTGTCATGAACGATTTACAGGAGAGACTTGGGATGGTTCGTTCGTTTTTAAAAACCCTTTTGATTGGGTTGTCGATCATCATTCTCGAGATTTGGCTGAGTGGATTCGCCATTCATATTTAAGTAATTCCCATATGTATAGTAAACCGATTCAAAAGTTTTTACACGAATATCAAACCCAGTCACCGCTTTCTCCATTTGCGTGGCGTTTATTATTTTCCCGTTTAGTTTTACCAATACATTATTTTCAATGTATTGAAACATATCATTCTCGGTTAGCGAATCCTTTAGATATTCAATTATTAAGAAACATAAAAGATATTGTTGATCAAACCGATGAATTTGAAAAGTTTTTAAGTCGCTTTTATGAAATGGCAAATGTTCCAGTTCAATTATTTAGAATTCCTCAGTTAGATTGGTTAAAATAA
- a CDS encoding branched-chain amino acid ABC transporter permease — MKKSKSFYGFIGLAVITYFVVQFLLSNGYLNPFYENTLITILIHIMLAASLHLVIGITGQFSIGHAGFLAIGAYIAAIFTMKLQMPFIAALLVAGIAAALAGLIVGIPSLRLRGDYLAIATLGFAEIIRIIFLNWDYVGGARGLTITRLTDWNITFICTFITILVIANFTNSRHGRACISIREDEIASDAMGINTTYYKVVAFVLGSFFAGVAGGLYAHNFYIIQPGNFGFLKSFDILIFVVLGGLGSLSGAVLSAILLTIVSTFLQEYPETRMIIYSLVLIIVMLYRPQGLMGTKEITQLFGKKKTFKGGKQYGNFEG, encoded by the coding sequence ATGAAAAAAAGTAAAAGTTTTTATGGATTCATTGGGCTCGCGGTTATTACCTACTTTGTTGTCCAATTTTTACTCTCTAATGGCTATTTAAACCCATTTTACGAAAATACATTAATTACAATTTTAATTCATATTATGCTAGCTGCCAGCCTTCATTTAGTTATCGGAATTACCGGGCAATTTTCTATCGGACATGCTGGCTTTTTAGCCATTGGAGCTTATATCGCAGCAATTTTTACAATGAAGCTTCAAATGCCGTTTATTGCAGCCTTACTTGTTGCAGGAATCGCCGCGGCTTTAGCTGGATTAATTGTCGGCATCCCAAGCTTGCGTCTACGAGGAGATTATTTAGCGATTGCTACACTAGGTTTTGCTGAGATTATTCGGATTATCTTTTTAAACTGGGATTATGTCGGTGGAGCACGTGGGTTGACGATTACGCGTTTAACTGACTGGAATATCACCTTTATTTGTACATTTATTACCATCCTTGTTATTGCTAATTTTACGAATTCGAGGCACGGTCGAGCATGTATTTCCATTCGTGAAGATGAGATTGCCTCCGATGCAATGGGAATTAATACAACTTATTATAAAGTCGTTGCCTTTGTACTTGGTTCTTTCTTTGCAGGTGTTGCTGGCGGGTTATACGCCCACAACTTTTACATTATTCAGCCAGGAAATTTCGGATTTTTAAAATCATTTGATATATTAATTTTCGTCGTTTTAGGTGGTCTTGGTAGTTTATCTGGAGCAGTTTTATCTGCAATTCTTCTAACCATTGTTTCAACATTTTTACAAGAATATCCTGAAACACGAATGATTATTTATAGTCTCGTCCTCATTATCGTCATGTTGTATCGACCTCAAGGTTTAATGGGTACGAAAGAGATTACACAACTATTCGGCAAGAAAAAAACGTTTAAAGGAGGCAAACAATATGGAAACTTCGAAGGCTAA
- a CDS encoding M23 family metallopeptidase — protein sequence MEQGGVKLLRICLHTLLIVFFFTLVNPIFASANTNKTKEENQYEKRMELYKKIESTTFIPWYYLAAVDQYERNIRLVRKDLPKPTGLTGIYFPKELWTGPVNPNENDTNATTIQIFGGIGKDGNGDGKADMTDDEDILFTFADYLLHYGTDDDHIKLGLWDYYKRDKTVGIILNFAKMYQMFQTLNLDERHFPLPLRANYSYRSTWGDARGWGGRRIHEGTDIFAGYGVNVYATTYGIVEMKGWNKYGGWRIGIRDINNTYHYYAHLNGFAQDLKLGDIVKPGQLVGSVGSSGYGPPGTAGKFPPHLHYGMYKDNGRNEWSFDPFPHLKRWERETRMKK from the coding sequence ATGGAACAAGGAGGTGTGAAATTATTGCGCATTTGTTTACATACGCTTTTAATCGTTTTCTTCTTCACACTCGTGAATCCTATATTCGCTAGTGCAAACACGAATAAAACTAAGGAAGAAAATCAATATGAAAAAAGAATGGAATTGTATAAGAAAATAGAAAGTACAACATTTATCCCTTGGTATTATTTAGCCGCCGTTGACCAATATGAAAGAAATATTCGTCTCGTTCGTAAAGATTTACCGAAGCCAACAGGATTAACAGGAATTTATTTCCCAAAAGAACTATGGACTGGTCCTGTAAATCCAAATGAGAACGATACAAACGCTACCACCATTCAAATTTTTGGTGGTATTGGAAAAGATGGAAACGGTGATGGAAAAGCAGATATGACCGATGATGAAGATATTTTGTTCACATTTGCCGATTATTTATTACATTATGGTACCGATGACGATCATATAAAATTGGGTCTCTGGGACTATTACAAACGAGACAAAACGGTAGGTATTATTTTAAACTTCGCGAAAATGTATCAAATGTTTCAAACATTAAATTTAGATGAACGACATTTTCCGTTACCACTCCGAGCAAATTACAGTTATCGAAGTACATGGGGAGATGCTCGCGGTTGGGGTGGACGACGAATTCACGAAGGAACCGATATTTTTGCCGGTTATGGTGTAAATGTTTACGCAACCACTTATGGAATCGTCGAAATGAAAGGTTGGAACAAATACGGTGGGTGGCGGATTGGTATTCGTGATATTAATAATACATACCACTATTACGCACATTTAAACGGTTTTGCACAAGACTTGAAACTAGGGGACATCGTAAAGCCAGGGCAATTAGTTGGTAGTGTAGGTAGTTCAGGTTACGGTCCACCAGGTACAGCAGGGAAATTCCCACCTCACTTACATTACGGTATGTATAAAGACAATGGTAGAAACGAATGGTCTTTTGACCCATTCCCACATTTAAAACGATGGGAAAGAGAAACAAGAATGAAAAAATAA
- a CDS encoding TIGR01457 family HAD-type hydrolase, which translates to MKYKGYLIDLDGTMYLGTEKIEAASRFVQKLAEQGIPYLFVTNNSTRTPEQVAEKLVSFQIPATKEQVFTSSMATAQYITEMNPEAKVYFIGEEGLRVALKEKGLRYAGEDANFVVVGLDRDVTYEKFAIACLAIRNGATFISTNADIAIPTERGFMPGNGSLTALIQTSTRVDPIFIGKPETIIMEQALKVIGTNKEETIMVGDNYDTDIAAGIRAGLHTLMVHTGVTTKEQLQQYEIQPTYAVNSLDEWKLE; encoded by the coding sequence ATGAAGTATAAAGGTTATTTAATAGATTTAGATGGGACAATGTACTTGGGGACGGAAAAAATTGAAGCAGCGAGTCGCTTTGTGCAAAAACTAGCAGAACAAGGGATTCCTTATTTATTTGTAACGAACAATTCAACAAGAACCCCGGAGCAAGTGGCAGAGAAATTAGTTTCCTTTCAAATTCCCGCAACAAAAGAACAAGTTTTTACATCAAGTATGGCAACAGCGCAATATATTACGGAAATGAATCCTGAAGCGAAAGTATACTTTATTGGAGAAGAGGGGCTTCGAGTCGCTTTAAAAGAGAAGGGTTTGCGATATGCTGGTGAAGATGCAAATTTTGTTGTCGTCGGGTTAGATCGGGACGTTACATATGAAAAATTTGCCATTGCTTGTCTTGCAATAAGAAACGGTGCTACATTCATCTCGACAAATGCGGATATAGCTATTCCAACTGAGCGAGGGTTTATGCCGGGGAATGGTTCTTTAACAGCACTAATTCAAACTTCTACACGAGTTGACCCGATTTTTATAGGAAAACCGGAAACAATTATTATGGAGCAAGCATTAAAAGTGATTGGTACAAATAAAGAGGAAACAATCATGGTAGGTGATAACTACGATACGGATATTGCTGCAGGTATTCGTGCCGGATTACATACATTAATGGTTCATACCGGTGTGACAACGAAAGAGCAATTGCAACAATATGAAATTCAACCAACATATGCAGTGAATTCCCTAGATGAATGGAAATTAGAATGA
- a CDS encoding YuzD family protein, producing the protein MGEKRQVVITIYGAEQICASCVNLPSSRDTYEWLEAAIRRKYPNQPFVMDYVDIMNPPDDAEKRQFAEKVIEEDLFYPVVLVEDEIVAEGNPSLKAIYAEMEKYGYSEK; encoded by the coding sequence ATGGGAGAGAAGAGACAAGTTGTTATAACCATTTATGGTGCAGAACAAATATGTGCCAGCTGTGTAAACTTGCCATCATCGAGAGACACGTATGAATGGTTGGAAGCTGCAATTCGGCGGAAATATCCGAATCAGCCTTTTGTTATGGATTATGTCGATATTATGAATCCACCAGATGATGCGGAAAAACGCCAATTTGCTGAAAAGGTCATTGAGGAAGATTTATTTTATCCAGTCGTTTTAGTAGAAGATGAAATTGTTGCTGAAGGAAATCCAAGTTTAAAAGCAATTTATGCCGAAATGGAAAAATACGGTTACAGTGAGAAATAG
- a CDS encoding DUF86 domain-containing protein, which yields MFFVDREKIEGTLVYLENQVKVFKGLNCIENDIEKAALERVTQMLLESIIDVGNSLIDGFIMRDPGSYEDIIDILLDEKVIGKNEANQFKKLIPLRKQLVLFFTNVNHEQLYRRFHEYIQAFEKFPNDVRNYLEKELGPVSAFKS from the coding sequence ATGTTTTTTGTTGACCGTGAAAAAATTGAAGGGACTTTAGTTTATTTGGAAAATCAAGTAAAGGTTTTCAAAGGGTTGAACTGTATAGAAAATGATATAGAAAAGGCTGCTTTGGAACGAGTCACACAAATGTTATTAGAATCTATTATTGATGTTGGCAATAGTCTAATTGATGGTTTTATCATGCGTGATCCGGGAAGTTATGAGGATATTATCGATATTTTATTAGATGAAAAAGTAATTGGAAAGAATGAAGCAAATCAGTTTAAAAAATTAATACCGCTTCGGAAACAATTAGTACTCTTTTTCACAAATGTGAATCACGAACAACTTTATCGTCGTTTCCATGAATATATACAAGCCTTTGAAAAGTTTCCAAATGATGTAAGGAATTACTTAGAAAAAGAATTAGGTCCAGTATCTGCCTTTAAAAGTTAA
- a CDS encoding branched-chain amino acid ABC transporter permease — MEWIQQIVNGISLGSIYALIALGYTMVYGIIKLINFAHGDVFMIGSFVGFYAIAGWGLSFFPALLLSMTICATLGVIIERVAYKRLRNSTRIAALITAIGVSLLIEYLVIYFRGAQVEAYPNVLPSKSFELFGAKFDSKSLFILGITVILMILLQFIVHRTKIGKAMRAVSHDQEAAQLMGINVDNTISATFAIGSALAGAAGVIFGLYYIKINPLMGIIPGLKAFIAAVLGGIGIIPGAMVGGFILGLVETIVSALGFSSWRDAAAFIILILILIFRPSGIFGKNTREKV; from the coding sequence TTGGAATGGATACAGCAAATTGTTAACGGCATATCACTCGGTAGTATTTATGCATTAATTGCTCTTGGATATACAATGGTTTACGGAATTATAAAATTAATCAACTTTGCTCATGGCGATGTATTTATGATTGGTTCCTTTGTTGGCTTCTATGCCATTGCAGGCTGGGGATTAAGCTTTTTCCCTGCACTTTTATTATCAATGACCATTTGTGCAACTTTAGGTGTAATAATTGAACGAGTTGCTTATAAACGACTACGAAACTCAACACGAATTGCTGCCTTAATTACGGCCATTGGTGTCTCTTTATTAATTGAGTATTTAGTCATCTATTTTCGAGGAGCGCAAGTTGAAGCATACCCTAATGTACTACCATCGAAATCATTCGAGTTATTTGGTGCAAAGTTCGATAGTAAATCGCTATTTATTTTAGGAATCACTGTCATTCTGATGATTCTTCTACAATTTATCGTTCACCGTACAAAAATTGGAAAAGCGATGCGAGCCGTAAGTCATGACCAAGAAGCTGCTCAACTTATGGGGATAAACGTAGACAATACGATATCTGCTACATTTGCCATTGGGTCTGCCTTAGCAGGAGCTGCCGGAGTAATTTTTGGACTCTATTATATAAAAATCAATCCGTTAATGGGAATTATACCAGGCTTAAAAGCATTTATTGCAGCTGTGTTAGGAGGAATTGGTATTATTCCTGGTGCTATGGTTGGAGGATTCATTCTTGGCCTTGTTGAAACAATCGTAAGTGCACTCGGATTTTCCTCGTGGCGAGACGCCGCCGCTTTCATTATCCTAATCCTTATTCTTATATTTAGACCATCGGGCATCTTTGGCAAAAATACACGGGAGAAAGTGTAG
- a CDS encoding ABC transporter permease subunit — translation MEWIQQIVNGISLGSIYALIALGYTMVYGIIKLINFAHGDVFMIGSFVGF, via the coding sequence TTGGAATGGATACAGCAAATTGTTAACGGCATATCACTCGGTAGTATTTATGCATTAATTGCTCTTGGATATACAATGGTTTACGGAATTATAAAATTAATCAACTTTGCTCATGGCGATGTATTTATGATTGGTTCCTTTGTTGGCTTC
- a CDS encoding ABC transporter substrate-binding protein: MKKSLKSILLATTLFAGVLAGCSGGQGSSGSGSSGGGKSDGDTIKIGANLELSGEVASYGQSIAEGVELAVEEINNSGGVDGKKIEIVKVDNKSDNAEAASVATRLTSQEKVLAIIGAATSGNTLAQAQIANDTKTVLLSPSGTAPNVTENENGSINEYVFRTSYIDPFQGTVAANFAANESKVKTAAIYSDSASDYAKGLAASFKETFEAAGGKVIAEESYVAGDTDFRSTLTRIKSAKPEFVFIPGYYEEVGLIVKQARELGISAPLMGADGWDSPTLVDLAGADALNNTFITNHYSSQDPDQKIQDFVTKFKEKNKDKSPNAFNALGYDTVYLLVDAIERAGSLDSEKIKDALAETKDIQLVTGIVTIDKKHNPIKSATILEYVDGEQTFKTKVNP, translated from the coding sequence ATGAAAAAGAGTTTGAAAAGTATTCTTTTGGCCACAACGCTATTTGCTGGTGTATTGGCAGGCTGTTCTGGAGGGCAAGGTTCTTCCGGCAGTGGTAGTTCTGGCGGAGGGAAATCCGATGGAGATACGATTAAAATTGGTGCAAACCTTGAGCTTTCAGGGGAAGTCGCTTCCTACGGTCAATCCATCGCTGAAGGGGTAGAATTAGCAGTTGAGGAAATTAATAACAGTGGTGGTGTTGACGGAAAGAAAATAGAAATTGTTAAAGTCGATAATAAATCAGATAACGCAGAAGCGGCAAGTGTTGCAACACGATTAACGAGCCAAGAAAAAGTACTGGCTATTATCGGAGCAGCTACAAGCGGTAATACGTTGGCACAAGCACAAATTGCAAATGATACGAAAACGGTTTTACTATCACCTTCAGGCACAGCACCGAATGTAACTGAAAACGAAAATGGCTCAATTAATGAGTATGTGTTCCGTACTTCTTACATTGATCCATTCCAAGGAACAGTTGCTGCAAACTTTGCCGCGAATGAGTCAAAAGTGAAGACAGCAGCCATATATAGTGATAGTGCTAGTGACTATGCGAAAGGTCTTGCGGCTTCATTTAAGGAAACATTCGAGGCTGCTGGTGGTAAAGTGATTGCTGAAGAATCATATGTTGCCGGTGATACAGATTTCCGTTCTACATTAACACGAATTAAATCTGCAAAACCTGAGTTTGTCTTTATTCCTGGTTACTATGAAGAAGTTGGCTTAATCGTTAAACAAGCTCGTGAATTAGGCATCTCAGCACCATTAATGGGTGCGGATGGTTGGGATTCCCCAACGCTTGTTGATTTAGCTGGTGCCGACGCATTAAATAATACATTTATTACAAACCATTACTCATCTCAAGACCCTGATCAAAAAATTCAAGACTTCGTAACGAAATTTAAAGAGAAAAATAAAGATAAATCACCAAACGCATTCAATGCATTAGGTTATGATACTGTTTATTTGTTAGTTGACGCTATTGAACGTGCTGGAAGTCTAGATAGTGAGAAAATTAAAGATGCGTTAGCAGAAACAAAAGACATACAACTAGTTACAGGTATCGTCACAATTGACAAGAAACATAACCCAATTAAATCCGCAACAATCCTGGAATACGTTGACGGAGAACAAACATTCAAAACAAAAGTTAATCCTTAA